From a single Sediminibacterium sp. KACHI17 genomic region:
- a CDS encoding SDR family oxidoreductase: MESLKGKKVLLIGASGGIGMRLAKLLTGSGALVFITGRNAEKLAAAGDQAGIPSSRQFQLDLTNESSVFNTVAAVQQDGPVDILINAAGIGIIKTMDTLTTEDFIQTLQINLIGSFWVTKAILPAMKEAKKGLIIHIPGVLGKVPMAGAAAYSASKYGLVGMMQSIREELKRTEIRITNLFLGGVDSPFWDTIDLRVQRDKMVVAEEAAKAIWFLCQQPASGVVSEMVLQPFNHQAI, from the coding sequence ATGGAATCTCTCAAAGGTAAAAAAGTATTATTGATCGGTGCTTCAGGCGGTATAGGAATGCGACTGGCTAAATTATTGACAGGTTCAGGTGCATTGGTATTCATAACAGGACGTAACGCCGAAAAACTAGCTGCAGCTGGTGACCAGGCGGGTATTCCATCGAGTCGACAGTTTCAATTGGATCTAACAAATGAATCATCTGTATTCAATACCGTTGCTGCTGTTCAGCAAGATGGTCCGGTTGATATTTTAATCAATGCCGCAGGAATTGGCATCATTAAAACAATGGATACGCTTACGACAGAGGATTTCATTCAAACGCTACAAATCAATTTGATCGGCAGCTTCTGGGTTACCAAGGCTATTCTGCCAGCCATGAAAGAGGCTAAAAAAGGGCTGATCATTCATATTCCGGGGGTATTAGGAAAAGTGCCAATGGCGGGTGCGGCAGCTTATAGTGCCAGTAAATATGGGCTTGTGGGTATGATGCAAAGTATTCGGGAAGAATTGAAGAGGACAGAAATACGTATTACAAATCTCTTTTTAGGGGGCGTAGATAGTCCATTCTGGGATACCATTGACCTTAGGGTGCAACGAGATAAAATGGTGGTTGCTGAAGAAGCCGCAAAAGCGATTTGGTTCCTGTGCCAACAACCGGCCAGTGGTGTGGTCAGCGAAATGGTACTACAGCCATTCAATCATCAGGCGATTTAA
- a CDS encoding proline dehydrogenase family protein produces MNISFDNTQNAFAYKSDKELKSAKFLFSTMGYPWFVQLGTRLTPFIMKTGLPVHGIIRKTIFKQFVGGETLEETAAVGATLGKYGVQVILDYGVEGKEGEDSFDHATEEFIRVINYAATQTNIPFISIKVTGLARFALLQTLNDAPRLRSGIHDHEVEIDEWDRVRERMYAICEIASEKNVGVLIDAEESWIQDPIDRLTMEMMEIFNKQKVVVYNTIQLYRHDRLHFLKLSHQIAQQKEFLLGVKLVRGAYMEKERARAKEMGYPSPIQPDKETSDKDYDLAVRYCIDHLDQIAVIVASHNEASNLLAAELLDQKNIPHNHPHIHFSQLYGMSDNITFNLAKEGFSVSKYLPFGPIRDVIPYLMRRAQENSSVSGQTGRELSLIKRELVRRRSA; encoded by the coding sequence ATGAATATCTCCTTTGACAATACCCAAAATGCTTTCGCATACAAATCAGATAAAGAACTGAAAAGTGCTAAGTTTTTATTTAGTACTATGGGTTATCCTTGGTTTGTGCAACTAGGTACCAGATTGACTCCCTTTATCATGAAAACAGGATTACCTGTTCATGGAATCATTCGAAAAACCATCTTCAAACAATTTGTTGGAGGAGAAACACTGGAAGAAACTGCTGCTGTAGGTGCTACATTGGGTAAATATGGCGTTCAGGTGATCCTGGATTATGGTGTAGAAGGGAAAGAAGGAGAAGATAGTTTCGATCATGCAACTGAAGAGTTTATTCGTGTGATCAATTATGCTGCTACACAAACCAATATTCCCTTTATCAGTATTAAGGTTACCGGATTAGCTCGTTTTGCATTATTACAAACATTAAATGACGCTCCGCGTTTACGCAGTGGTATTCATGATCATGAGGTTGAAATCGATGAGTGGGACAGGGTTCGTGAACGTATGTATGCAATTTGTGAGATCGCTTCTGAGAAGAATGTAGGTGTACTTATTGATGCGGAAGAAAGTTGGATACAAGATCCTATTGATAGACTGACCATGGAAATGATGGAGATCTTCAATAAGCAAAAAGTGGTAGTTTATAATACGATTCAGTTATATCGACATGATCGGTTACATTTTTTGAAATTATCACATCAGATCGCTCAGCAAAAAGAGTTTCTTTTGGGTGTGAAACTGGTTCGTGGGGCTTATATGGAAAAGGAGAGGGCAAGAGCCAAAGAAATGGGTTATCCTTCTCCGATACAGCCGGATAAAGAGACCTCAGATAAAGATTATGATCTCGCAGTACGTTATTGTATCGATCATCTGGATCAAATCGCTGTTATCGTTGCCTCACATAATGAAGCCAGCAATTTGTTAGCCGCTGAATTATTGGATCAAAAGAACATTCCTCATAACCACCCTCATATCCATTTTTCTCAGTTATATGGAATGAGTGATAATATCACATTCAACCTTGCAAAAGAAGGCTTTAGCGTCAGCAAATACCTTCCTTTTGGACCTATCCGGGATGTGATCCCTTACCTGATGAGAAGAGCACAGGAAAACAGCAGTGTGAGTGGACAAACCGGGCGAGAGTTGTCATTGATCAAAAGAGAGCTGGTCCGTAGGAGATCCGCATAG
- a CDS encoding thymidylate synthase, whose translation MQQYHQLLQHILDHGTQKTDRTGTGTISCFGYQMRFDLQKGFPLVTTKKLHLKSIIYELLWFLNGDTNIKYLNEHGVSIWNEWADANGELGPVYGKQWRSWAGPDGTVTDQITDLIQQIKKNPDSRRLIVSAWNVADLPKMALMPCHTLFQFYVADGKLSCQLYQRSADVFLGVPFNIASYALLTMMIAQVCDLEYGDFVHSFGDAHLYNNHIEQAKLQLSRTPYDLPTMKINPGVKDIFSFKFEDFTLENYQCHPHIKAPVAV comes from the coding sequence ATGCAGCAATATCATCAGTTACTTCAGCATATTCTTGACCATGGTACACAAAAGACCGATCGTACGGGAACTGGTACGATCAGTTGTTTTGGTTATCAAATGCGTTTCGACCTTCAAAAAGGGTTTCCCCTGGTCACTACAAAAAAATTACACCTCAAAAGTATTATCTATGAATTACTTTGGTTCCTGAATGGAGATACCAATATCAAATACCTGAACGAGCATGGAGTGAGTATTTGGAATGAATGGGCAGATGCAAATGGGGAACTTGGACCTGTATATGGAAAACAGTGGCGTAGCTGGGCAGGACCGGATGGAACCGTTACTGATCAGATCACAGATTTGATCCAGCAGATCAAAAAAAATCCTGATAGCAGAAGATTGATCGTGAGTGCTTGGAATGTAGCAGATCTTCCCAAAATGGCATTGATGCCTTGTCATACACTGTTTCAGTTTTATGTAGCAGATGGGAAACTGAGTTGTCAGTTGTATCAACGTAGTGCAGATGTGTTTCTGGGTGTGCCTTTCAATATCGCTTCATATGCATTGCTCACTATGATGATTGCCCAGGTTTGTGATTTGGAGTACGGAGATTTTGTACACAGTTTTGGAGATGCTCATTTGTATAATAATCATATTGAGCAGGCAAAATTGCAACTCAGCAGAACTCCTTACGATTTGCCAACCATGAAGATCAATCCGGGTGTGAAAGATATTTTTAGTTTCAAGTTTGAAGACTTTACACTCGAAAACTACCAATGTCATCCACATATCAAGGCTCCGGTAGCAGTGTAA
- a CDS encoding dihydrofolate reductase produces MVISLIVAAATNNGIGKDNQLLWHLPKDLQFFKKTTWAMPVIMGRKTFESLSGKPLQGRLNIVITRNKDWKPDGIVVVHSLADALFVAKSADYKEVFVAGGGEIYKEALPLAHKVYLTRVQAEPEADTFFPDLSADWQLIFDEPHSADAKHAFAFTFQRWERS; encoded by the coding sequence ATGGTCATTTCTCTGATTGTAGCTGCAGCTACCAATAATGGAATCGGTAAAGACAATCAACTATTGTGGCATTTACCAAAGGATCTTCAATTTTTTAAGAAGACCACATGGGCCATGCCTGTTATTATGGGTAGAAAGACTTTCGAATCATTGTCTGGTAAGCCATTGCAGGGTCGTTTGAATATTGTGATCACCAGAAATAAAGACTGGAAGCCTGATGGCATAGTGGTAGTCCATTCGCTCGCTGATGCTTTGTTTGTTGCAAAATCAGCTGACTATAAAGAAGTGTTTGTGGCAGGTGGTGGAGAAATTTATAAAGAAGCTTTACCCTTGGCTCATAAAGTATACCTGACAAGGGTTCAAGCCGAACCGGAAGCGGATACTTTTTTCCCGGACCTATCCGCTGATTGGCAATTGATATTTGATGAGCCTCATTCGGCAGATGCAAAACATGCTTTTGCTTTTACATTTCAACGCTGGGAGCGATCTTAA
- a CDS encoding class I SAM-dependent methyltransferase: MYSSIRIAVKRFYYYLTAHNAKGHGVHSPFVFDFIQNVLNDDRFFYAYQSIENLQKRMLYDNSISSLENFDSTDSGDKMPQVRIADIARSSETPLKYRQLLFRIIDHYAPVYLLELGTSLGITGAYLAMANPSVVLTTFENSANIASLAKANFQKLGIKNIRVIEGDLGQHLSTWLNDQSQIDFVFISGRYQYISIMHYFNQVLSHTHEYSIVVINHIHCSDGMERSWNEMKHHPAVTLSIDLFQMGLIFFRKEFKVKQELAIRF; this comes from the coding sequence ATGTATTCATCAATACGCATTGCAGTTAAGCGATTTTATTATTATCTGACAGCTCATAATGCTAAAGGACATGGTGTACATTCTCCATTCGTTTTTGATTTTATTCAAAACGTTTTAAATGATGATCGTTTTTTTTATGCCTATCAATCAATAGAGAATTTACAAAAAAGGATGCTGTATGATAATAGCATCTCTAGTCTGGAAAACTTTGATTCAACAGACAGCGGTGATAAAATGCCTCAAGTCCGTATTGCCGATATTGCACGATCATCAGAAACGCCCCTTAAATATCGACAATTACTATTCAGGATCATTGACCATTACGCACCTGTATATTTATTGGAGCTAGGAACATCTCTAGGAATTACCGGAGCTTATTTAGCAATGGCTAATCCATCAGTGGTATTAACGACTTTTGAAAACTCTGCCAATATCGCTTCTCTTGCAAAAGCGAATTTTCAAAAACTGGGTATTAAGAATATACGTGTGATCGAGGGAGATCTTGGCCAGCATTTATCTACTTGGCTCAATGATCAATCCCAAATCGATTTTGTATTCATCTCGGGACGTTATCAATATATTTCGATCATGCATTACTTTAATCAGGTACTTTCTCATACACATGAATACAGTATCGTGGTTATCAATCATATTCATTGTAGTGATGGAATGGAAAGGTCCTGGAATGAGATGAAACATCATCCTGCCGTAACGCTTAGTATCGATCTTTTCCAAATGGGGCTCATATTCTTTCGGAAAGAGTTCAAAGTCAAACAGGAACTGGCGATCCGTTTTTAA
- a CDS encoding Re/Si-specific NAD(P)(+) transhydrogenase subunit alpha: MILGILNETNDRRVSLLPEQAETLTKQQVSVWMEPGAGQNAFADDQIYSAKNVVLKDRSEILQQADLILMIHPPSNDEVALLKSGAILVGVFQPLFHVELMKQLAAKMVTVFSLDMIPRTTRAQSMDVLSSQANIAGYRAVLLAATLFPRYFPMFMTAAGSIPPAKVLIIGAGVAGLQAIATARRLGAVVEVSDTRPAVKEEVMSLGAKFIEVEGAADASKAGGYAVEQSEEFKKRQQERLAASVAKSDIIITTAQIPGKKAPLLINEEMLNSMKPGSVVIDLAAATGGNVFATQNNATIMHNGITIMGNSNLAADMPWDASKLYGKNILNFLQLVISKEGNITLNFEDDIVKGCCITHVGNVVNDRVVNSQ, from the coding sequence ATGATTCTTGGAATACTCAATGAAACAAACGATAGAAGGGTCTCACTCCTGCCTGAGCAGGCTGAAACGCTGACCAAGCAACAAGTCTCAGTATGGATGGAGCCGGGTGCCGGCCAGAATGCTTTTGCGGATGATCAAATTTATTCAGCAAAGAATGTTGTGCTGAAAGACCGATCAGAGATTCTACAACAAGCTGATTTGATTTTGATGATTCATCCACCCTCAAATGATGAAGTTGCATTACTTAAGTCAGGAGCTATTTTGGTAGGCGTTTTCCAACCATTATTTCATGTTGAGTTGATGAAGCAACTTGCTGCTAAAATGGTGACAGTCTTCAGTCTCGACATGATTCCTCGTACTACACGTGCTCAAAGCATGGATGTTTTGAGTAGTCAGGCCAATATCGCGGGCTATAGAGCAGTATTGCTTGCGGCTACGCTTTTCCCACGTTATTTTCCGATGTTCATGACAGCAGCAGGAAGTATTCCACCTGCAAAAGTATTGATCATTGGAGCAGGCGTAGCTGGTTTACAGGCCATCGCAACAGCACGAAGACTCGGAGCCGTGGTTGAAGTCTCTGATACAAGACCTGCAGTAAAAGAAGAGGTGATGAGTTTGGGAGCTAAATTCATTGAAGTGGAAGGTGCGGCAGATGCTTCCAAAGCGGGAGGTTATGCAGTGGAACAATCCGAAGAATTTAAAAAACGCCAACAAGAAAGATTAGCTGCTTCGGTTGCTAAGTCTGATATCATCATAACTACAGCACAAATACCGGGTAAAAAAGCTCCTTTGTTGATCAATGAAGAAATGTTGAATAGTATGAAGCCGGGAAGTGTGGTCATCGATCTGGCAGCAGCTACAGGTGGTAATGTATTTGCAACGCAAAACAATGCAACCATTATGCACAACGGGATCACAATCATGGGTAACAGCAATCTGGCAGCTGATATGCCCTGGGATGCCAGTAAATTATATGGAAAAAACATTCTAAACTTCCTGCAACTGGTGATCAGTAAAGAAGGGAATATAACATTGAATTTTGAAGATGATATTGTTAAAGGATGTTGTATCACACACGTAGGAAATGTAGTGAATGACAGAGTCGTGAATAGTCAGTAG
- a CDS encoding NAD(P) transhydrogenase subunit alpha, whose product METILNWVQSHIDIIYIVILSVFLGIEVIGRVPSVLHTPLMSGANAIHGVVIIGAIIVMGQVQSGNYAALIIGFLAVVLGTLNVVGGFVVTDRMLEMFKKKK is encoded by the coding sequence ATGGAAACAATATTAAACTGGGTACAATCTCACATTGATATCATTTACATCGTGATACTCTCTGTGTTTTTAGGAATTGAAGTGATCGGCAGAGTTCCCAGTGTACTTCATACTCCATTGATGAGTGGTGCAAATGCCATACATGGAGTTGTTATCATCGGAGCGATCATCGTAATGGGACAAGTGCAGTCCGGAAATTATGCCGCATTGATCATTGGATTTCTTGCTGTTGTATTGGGAACCTTGAATGTTGTCGGCGGATTTGTGGTGACAGATAGAATGCTGGAAATGTTTAAAAAGAAAAAATAA
- a CDS encoding NAD(P)(+) transhydrogenase (Re/Si-specific) subunit beta, translating into MELSLLTVCYLIGSLTFIIGLKMLSHPDSARKGNLVAAVGMAIAIFGTIFLYEKEGVKLGNYGWIFGGLLVGTIIGVLAAKKVKMTAMPEMVSLFNGMGGACAALISVNEFGHINEMMTHAAETMANIPGWHTQVFSAEFAGTLITIFLGLIIGAVSFAGSIIAWGKLNGKIKDFAFPGQQIFNLVLLVATLITACYLVFNLNADNAYLFYAITAAALVYGVLFVLPIGGADMPVVISLLNSFTGVAAACGGFLYDNQVMLTGGILVGAAGTLLTILMCKAMNRSLTNVLIGSFGGSTTGAGIAKGTQGSYKEISLSDAAVCMSYANKVIIVPGYGLAVAQAQHVCHELEKLLEEKGVNVSYAIHPVAGRMPGHMNVLLAEADVSYDKLQEMEQANDEFKTTDVVLILGANDVVNPAAKTDPASPIYGMPILEVEQAKTVIVNKRSMKPGYAGIENELFFQPKTSMLFGDAKAALQKLVAEIKSL; encoded by the coding sequence ATGGAATTAAGTCTGCTTACAGTTTGTTACCTCATCGGATCATTGACCTTTATCATTGGTCTTAAAATGTTGTCACATCCCGATTCTGCGCGAAAAGGTAATCTAGTGGCAGCGGTGGGTATGGCCATTGCAATTTTTGGGACCATCTTTTTATATGAGAAAGAGGGTGTTAAGCTTGGCAACTACGGCTGGATTTTTGGAGGATTACTGGTAGGAACAATCATTGGTGTTCTCGCAGCCAAAAAAGTAAAGATGACAGCCATGCCGGAAATGGTCAGTTTATTCAATGGTATGGGAGGAGCCTGTGCAGCTTTGATCTCTGTAAATGAGTTCGGGCATATCAATGAGATGATGACCCACGCAGCCGAAACAATGGCGAATATTCCGGGTTGGCACACACAGGTATTTAGCGCTGAGTTTGCCGGTACATTAATTACTATTTTTTTAGGCTTGATCATTGGTGCAGTTTCTTTTGCAGGAAGTATCATCGCATGGGGTAAGTTGAATGGAAAAATAAAAGACTTTGCTTTTCCCGGGCAGCAAATATTTAACCTGGTATTATTAGTAGCCACACTGATCACAGCCTGCTATTTGGTTTTCAACTTGAATGCAGACAATGCCTATCTCTTTTATGCGATCACTGCTGCTGCACTGGTCTATGGTGTTTTATTTGTTTTGCCGATCGGTGGTGCTGATATGCCCGTTGTGATTTCACTGTTAAATTCTTTCACGGGTGTTGCTGCTGCTTGTGGTGGATTCCTTTATGATAACCAGGTAATGTTAACCGGTGGTATCCTTGTTGGGGCTGCAGGTACATTATTGACGATTTTGATGTGTAAGGCGATGAACAGAAGTTTGACGAATGTATTGATCGGATCATTTGGCGGATCAACTACTGGCGCTGGTATTGCAAAAGGTACACAAGGCAGTTACAAAGAAATATCTTTATCGGATGCTGCTGTTTGTATGAGTTATGCCAATAAAGTGATCATCGTTCCGGGTTATGGATTAGCAGTAGCACAAGCACAGCACGTTTGTCATGAGTTGGAAAAATTATTGGAAGAAAAAGGCGTGAATGTCAGCTATGCGATTCATCCGGTAGCAGGACGTATGCCGGGTCATATGAACGTATTATTGGCAGAAGCTGATGTGAGTTATGATAAACTACAAGAAATGGAGCAGGCTAATGATGAGTTTAAAACAACAGATGTGGTATTGATATTAGGCGCCAATGATGTAGTAAATCCGGCTGCGAAAACAGATCCGGCCTCACCGATCTATGGTATGCCTATATTAGAAGTAGAACAAGCAAAAACGGTCATCGTTAATAAGCGGAGCATGAAACCGGGCTATGCAGGTATTGAAAATGAATTATTCTTTCAACCCAAAACCTCTATGTTATTTGGTGATGCCAAAGCTGCATTACAAAAACTGGTAGCTGAGATAAAGTCATTGTGA
- a CDS encoding RNA methyltransferase — translation MTLPHELIQSLQSVKGFQESSFRAVHESGEQVTAIRLNPAKQSVIQDKFTGQAIPWCPLGIYLNERPSFTFDPSFHAGAYYVQDASSMFLWEAISQLVPDPRNKKVLDLCAAPGGKSTLLASYFTDGLLVSNEVIKSRASILVENLTKWGNSNVVITNNDPVHFRQGGITFDVIVVDAPCSGSGLFRKDPDAISEWSLDHVQHCSLRQQRILDDIIPSLNENGILIYATCSYSLEEDEMIADWLMSSGEFEALSIAISEQWNIVQTFSEKMKAPGYRFYPDRLKGEGFFIAAFRKKTPAFALGKGKLSALKSPQKHEFAQVHEFLSAAENFYLFKQGDQFRLFDKQWQEELQQLASNLYIRKAGVGIGEIKGKDIIPAHELAMSLLPLAHFNQVAVNTDEALKYLRRQDLQLDTSKGWNLVMYEHLPLGWIKALPNRINNYYPQEWRILKQ, via the coding sequence ATGACCTTACCTCATGAACTGATTCAGTCACTACAATCTGTCAAAGGATTTCAGGAATCTTCTTTCAGAGCTGTTCATGAATCTGGTGAACAGGTTACGGCAATCCGGTTGAATCCTGCTAAACAATCAGTCATACAGGATAAGTTCACAGGACAAGCCATTCCCTGGTGTCCCTTAGGCATTTATTTGAATGAAAGACCCTCTTTCACATTCGATCCATCTTTTCATGCCGGTGCATACTATGTACAAGATGCCAGTAGTATGTTTTTATGGGAAGCTATTTCTCAATTAGTACCGGATCCTCGTAATAAAAAAGTATTGGATCTATGTGCGGCACCGGGTGGAAAATCTACTTTGCTGGCTTCCTATTTTACAGATGGATTATTGGTCAGTAATGAAGTGATTAAATCACGGGCGAGTATCTTGGTTGAAAACCTCACCAAATGGGGTAATAGCAATGTGGTGATCACCAATAATGATCCTGTTCATTTTCGTCAAGGAGGAATCACATTTGATGTAATTGTAGTGGATGCTCCTTGCAGTGGTAGTGGCTTATTTCGAAAAGATCCCGATGCTATTTCCGAATGGAGTTTAGATCACGTACAACATTGCAGTCTTCGTCAACAACGCATACTCGATGATATCATTCCATCATTAAACGAAAATGGAATATTGATCTATGCAACTTGTTCCTATTCTTTAGAAGAAGATGAAATGATCGCAGATTGGTTGATGTCTTCCGGAGAATTTGAAGCACTCTCTATTGCTATTTCTGAGCAATGGAATATTGTTCAGACCTTCTCTGAAAAAATGAAAGCTCCGGGCTATCGTTTTTATCCTGATCGACTAAAAGGGGAGGGCTTTTTTATAGCTGCTTTTCGAAAAAAAACGCCTGCTTTTGCGCTGGGAAAAGGGAAATTGTCGGCCTTGAAATCACCACAAAAGCATGAGTTTGCACAGGTTCATGAATTTTTGTCTGCTGCAGAAAATTTTTACCTGTTTAAACAGGGTGATCAGTTTCGCTTATTTGATAAGCAATGGCAAGAAGAACTTCAACAATTGGCAAGTAATTTATACATACGCAAAGCCGGCGTTGGAATCGGAGAGATAAAAGGAAAAGACATTATTCCTGCTCATGAATTGGCGATGAGCCTGCTTCCATTAGCGCATTTTAATCAGGTTGCTGTCAATACAGATGAAGCCCTTAAATATTTACGAAGACAAGATCTACAGCTGGATACATCCAAAGGCTGGAACTTGGTCATGTACGAGCACTTACCATTAGGATGGATCAAAGCGCTCCCTAATCGTATCAATAATTACTATCCACAGGAGTGGCGCATATTAAAACAATAA
- a CDS encoding LysM peptidoglycan-binding domain-containing protein has protein sequence MKKGLFFIVILLLGFRVAAQQKLLLKGKPNSMYVEHRVGEKESLSSIGRMYGLTASQLSRFNGRSPSAVLSKGSTLKVPLSISDISQKTGTPVYHAVSKGDNLFKISQRYNKVPVSQLRTWNKLGASGVKNGQELIIGYIKINTDQSLASSSQKETVADKVAETAVATEVAAKSTVSEPAKAVPVKEKEAAQEFHKDNEEKNNATAPVNSSLSDEGFFASLYVRDDLTLVQQYRSGDAATFKTISGWTDRKYYVLINDIKPGTIVRITTPNNKSICARVLSPLPLTKGDEGLLLRMNNAAASALGMKDEKFTVTLTFFE, from the coding sequence ATGAAAAAAGGACTGTTTTTTATTGTGATATTATTGTTGGGCTTCCGTGTGGCAGCACAACAGAAATTGTTGCTAAAGGGAAAGCCTAATTCCATGTATGTCGAACATAGAGTAGGAGAAAAAGAATCCTTATCATCTATTGGTCGCATGTATGGATTAACCGCTTCTCAGCTATCTCGTTTTAACGGAAGAAGTCCATCAGCAGTTTTGTCAAAGGGAAGTACTTTAAAAGTACCCTTAAGTATATCAGATATTTCTCAGAAAACAGGAACACCTGTTTATCATGCCGTTAGTAAAGGGGATAACTTATTCAAGATCAGCCAACGCTATAATAAAGTACCGGTATCACAACTTAGAACTTGGAATAAATTGGGCGCTTCCGGGGTGAAGAACGGACAGGAACTGATCATTGGTTATATTAAGATCAATACTGATCAATCGTTGGCATCATCTTCACAAAAGGAAACTGTGGCAGACAAAGTTGCTGAGACAGCTGTTGCAACAGAAGTAGCAGCTAAATCAACGGTATCTGAACCTGCAAAAGCAGTTCCTGTGAAAGAAAAGGAAGCAGCACAGGAGTTTCATAAAGACAATGAGGAAAAGAACAATGCTACTGCTCCTGTCAATAGCTCATTGTCAGATGAAGGATTTTTTGCATCACTTTATGTAAGAGATGATCTCACCCTTGTACAGCAATATCGTTCTGGTGATGCAGCAACTTTTAAAACGATCAGTGGTTGGACAGACAGAAAGTATTATGTTCTGATCAATGATATCAAGCCGGGTACGATCGTTCGTATCACAACGCCGAATAATAAAAGTATTTGCGCGAGGGTTCTTTCTCCTTTACCCCTTACAAAAGGTGATGAAGGATTGTTATTGCGCATGAATAATGCAGCAGCATCTGCACTGGGCATGAAAGATGAAAAGTTTACGGTAACACTTACTTTTTTTGAATAA
- a CDS encoding rhodanese-like domain-containing protein, translated as MKKCLLKYSCLFILMVFSACSGKGQSNLSISVAEFESKLNSEKFQILDVRTAGEFKAGYLKGALQADWLNKKEFEERTKHLNPENPLLVYCASGVRSEQAAKWLLKKGFKEVYNLKGGTSAWQLSGKKLEASEVKAQLSVSEFEKKIQTGIVLVDVGAEWCPPCKKMDPVIRQLQAELPGTFQLVKVDGGIDIDVMKLIKADALPTFVLYKNGKEVWRDFGIIAKEVIRSKILQ; from the coding sequence ATGAAAAAATGCTTGCTCAAATATTCTTGTCTCTTTATTTTAATGGTTTTCTCTGCCTGTTCTGGCAAGGGGCAAAGTAACCTGAGTATTTCGGTTGCAGAATTTGAGTCGAAACTCAATTCAGAGAAATTTCAAATCCTGGATGTAAGAACAGCCGGTGAATTCAAAGCAGGTTATTTGAAAGGGGCTCTTCAGGCAGATTGGTTGAATAAAAAGGAATTCGAAGAACGCACTAAACACCTGAATCCTGAAAATCCTTTGTTGGTGTACTGTGCTTCAGGAGTCAGAAGCGAACAGGCTGCTAAATGGTTATTAAAGAAGGGGTTTAAAGAAGTCTATAACCTGAAGGGAGGTACTTCCGCATGGCAACTGTCGGGAAAAAAACTGGAAGCTTCAGAAGTCAAAGCACAGCTTAGTGTCAGTGAGTTTGAGAAAAAAATTCAAACCGGAATCGTATTGGTAGATGTAGGAGCAGAGTGGTGCCCACCGTGTAAAAAAATGGATCCTGTAATTCGTCAACTGCAAGCGGAATTACCCGGAACATTTCAACTCGTTAAAGTGGATGGAGGAATTGATATTGATGTGATGAAACTTATCAAAGCAGATGCTCTTCCAACTTTTGTTTTGTATAAGAATGGAAAAGAAGTGTGGAGAGATTTTGGAATTATTGCAAAAGAAGTGATACGATCCAAAATCTTACAGTAA